A single genomic interval of Shewanella psychropiezotolerans harbors:
- a CDS encoding sensor histidine kinase, whose amino-acid sequence MSVSPQLQLNRLNQDSPKWLDTAPAANMSNRMEHILQAMPSGIIIINGDGLVTDANPVAVELLGLPLEGLKWLQIINRAFSPQDDDGHEVSLKNGRRVKLAITPLTPEPGQLIVLTDLTETRLLQKNLSHLQRLSALGKMVATLAHQVRTPLTAALLYASNLASTKISAQSRARFQTKLVDRLNELEHQVNDMLLMAKGRGQDQGEAHKVVTILDNVMANCEPIAEQHLCKLVRVDNCVSEFLANSGALSSAINNLVINSIEAGATLVELRGCETESQIQIHVTDNGKGLDKEMQQKVLEPFFTTKPQGTGLGLAVVQSVVANHGGKIQLRCEKGKGCKASLHFPKLKSSMVQPGSSVSVSHSVSAVEGVKHV is encoded by the coding sequence ATGTCCGTAAGTCCTCAATTACAACTTAATCGTTTGAACCAAGATTCGCCTAAATGGTTGGATACAGCGCCAGCTGCCAATATGTCGAATCGTATGGAGCATATTCTGCAGGCTATGCCATCGGGGATCATCATCATCAATGGAGATGGACTCGTCACCGATGCAAATCCGGTTGCTGTAGAGCTGTTAGGTTTACCCTTAGAAGGACTTAAATGGCTGCAGATCATCAATCGTGCATTCTCTCCTCAAGATGATGATGGTCACGAAGTCTCGCTTAAGAATGGCCGCCGGGTAAAGTTGGCCATTACTCCGTTAACCCCAGAGCCTGGTCAGCTGATAGTGCTCACCGATCTCACCGAAACTCGTTTGTTGCAGAAGAACCTATCACACCTACAGCGTTTGTCGGCATTGGGGAAAATGGTCGCAACATTGGCACATCAAGTGAGGACTCCGTTAACCGCTGCACTACTCTACGCTTCTAATCTGGCCAGTACGAAAATATCGGCGCAATCGAGAGCTCGCTTTCAGACTAAACTGGTCGACAGACTCAATGAGCTAGAGCATCAGGTCAATGACATGTTGTTGATGGCTAAGGGAAGAGGGCAAGATCAAGGAGAGGCTCACAAGGTTGTAACGATTTTAGATAATGTGATGGCCAATTGTGAGCCCATTGCTGAGCAACACTTGTGTAAATTAGTCCGAGTCGATAATTGTGTGAGTGAGTTTCTGGCTAATTCCGGTGCGTTAAGTTCTGCGATTAATAATTTGGTGATCAATAGCATAGAGGCAGGGGCGACACTCGTCGAGCTAAGGGGCTGTGAAACAGAGAGTCAGATTCAGATCCATGTCACTGATAACGGCAAAGGTTTAGATAAAGAGATGCAACAGAAAGTACTCGAGCCTTTCTTCACTACCAAGCCCCAAGGTACAGGCCTTGGCCTTGCGGTTGTTCAATCTGTAGTGGCCAATCATGGTGGTAAAATTCAATTGCGCTGTGAAAAGGGCAAAGGTTGTAAGGCATCTTTACATTTTCCTAAATTGAAAAGCTCGATGGTGCAGCCTGGCTCATCGGTTTCAGTGAGTCATTCAGTATCCGCAGTGGAGGGGGTAAAACATGTCTGA
- a CDS encoding flagellin N-terminal helical domain-containing protein, translating into MAITVNTNVTSMKAQKNLNISSGNLATSMERLSSGLRINSAKDDAAGLAISNRLNSQVRGLEVGMRNANDAISIAQISEGAMQEQTNMLQRMRDLSIQAENGANSSADLQAIQDEINELATEVTAIGNSTAFGNTKLLAGDFSAGKLFQVGHQNGEDVTISVGTLNAAVLSVNALTVLTSAGRNSALGKIDSAINSIDTQRAKLGAVQNRLSHNISNSANTQANVADAKSRIVDVDFAKETAVMTKNQVLQQTGSTMLAQANQLPQIALSLLG; encoded by the coding sequence ATGGCTATTACAGTTAATACTAACGTGACGTCGATGAAGGCGCAGAAAAACTTAAACATCTCTAGTGGAAATCTTGCAACCTCGATGGAACGTTTATCGAGTGGCTTGAGAATTAATAGCGCTAAGGATGATGCGGCGGGTTTAGCTATTTCTAACCGATTGAACTCACAGGTGCGCGGCTTAGAAGTGGGCATGCGTAACGCTAATGATGCCATCTCAATTGCACAGATTTCAGAAGGAGCAATGCAAGAGCAGACCAATATGCTACAGCGAATGCGTGATCTATCGATTCAAGCCGAGAATGGTGCAAACAGTAGTGCAGATCTTCAAGCCATTCAAGATGAAATAAATGAGTTAGCAACTGAAGTCACAGCTATCGGTAATAGTACGGCTTTTGGTAATACAAAGTTACTCGCCGGTGATTTTTCTGCTGGAAAACTCTTCCAAGTTGGTCATCAAAATGGAGAAGATGTGACTATCTCTGTTGGTACTTTAAATGCGGCCGTATTGTCAGTTAATGCATTGACTGTTCTAACTTCCGCAGGTCGTAACTCTGCTCTTGGGAAGATCGACTCTGCCATTAATTCAATTGATACCCAACGTGCGAAGCTTGGTGCGGTTCAAAATCGTCTGTCTCACAATATTAGTAATAGTGCTAACACACAAGCCAACGTTGCTGATGCTAAGAGTCGGATTGTGGACGTGGATTTTGCCAAAGAGACTGCAGTGATGACCAAGAACCAAGTATTGCAACAAACAGGATCGACTATGCTTGCTCAGGCTAATCAATTGCCGCAAATCGCATTGTCCTTGTTAGGGTAA
- the fliD gene encoding flagellar filament capping protein FliD codes for MALTATGIGSGLDINKIVGVLVDAEKIPKEAAFDKTEKSIDAKVSAIGTLKSSLSTFQDALEKLKDGGSLNQRTVSTGESSYLTATADKTSQTGSYNVKVEQLAQQHKVAGINVADPSLPVGEGSLDLTVNGNSFSVTVGATDSLEDIAKNINSATDNVGVTATIITSDAGSRLVLSSDTEGTDSQIGVVANDTVGSGLNDMFGGANLTELQVAKNSIIHVDGQELTSQTNEVKGAITGVTLNLTDADLNKTTLVKIDLDKDAVKDNVQGFVDAYNSLISTIDKLSAYDVEKKEAAALQGDSMIRSIESQLRSMISSRVTVGSETVALYDIGIEADRYGKLSVNSDKLDIAIEENMSGIEGLFSTEDTGLANRLDTLVESYVKPTTGLIDSRNNTYTNDKQRLDDQREAFTLKMEQLNARLMKQFNAMDLVVGKLNQQSSGIINGLNSLPGVVRSSQ; via the coding sequence ATGGCATTAACGGCAACGGGAATAGGCTCCGGGCTTGATATCAACAAAATTGTCGGTGTTCTTGTTGATGCTGAAAAGATCCCAAAAGAAGCAGCGTTTGATAAAACCGAGAAATCTATCGATGCAAAAGTATCGGCTATCGGAACATTGAAAAGCTCTTTATCGACATTTCAGGATGCACTGGAAAAGCTCAAAGATGGTGGGAGTTTAAACCAGAGAACCGTTTCTACCGGTGAGAGTAGTTATCTTACGGCCACAGCTGATAAAACATCCCAGACTGGTAGTTATAATGTAAAGGTTGAGCAGTTAGCTCAGCAACATAAAGTTGCTGGCATCAATGTTGCGGATCCTAGCCTTCCCGTTGGTGAAGGGAGCCTAGATCTGACGGTTAATGGTAATAGTTTTTCCGTGACTGTAGGTGCGACCGATTCACTCGAAGATATCGCTAAAAATATCAATAGTGCAACCGATAACGTCGGTGTTACCGCGACGATTATTACCAGTGATGCGGGTAGCAGGCTGGTATTAAGTTCCGATACGGAAGGCACTGATAGCCAAATAGGCGTGGTGGCCAATGATACTGTGGGTTCGGGACTCAATGATATGTTTGGTGGGGCCAACCTTACCGAGCTTCAAGTGGCAAAAAACTCGATAATCCATGTCGATGGCCAGGAATTGACGTCTCAGACCAATGAAGTTAAAGGTGCGATTACCGGGGTAACGCTCAATCTGACAGATGCAGACTTGAATAAAACAACCCTTGTTAAAATTGACCTCGATAAGGATGCAGTTAAAGACAACGTGCAAGGTTTCGTCGATGCATATAACAGCTTAATAAGTACTATTGATAAGCTGTCGGCTTATGATGTAGAGAAAAAAGAGGCCGCTGCTTTGCAAGGGGACTCCATGATCCGCTCAATTGAATCTCAATTGAGGAGTATGATCAGCTCAAGGGTAACTGTCGGTAGTGAAACTGTGGCACTCTATGATATCGGTATCGAAGCCGATCGTTATGGAAAGCTATCGGTCAATAGTGACAAGCTCGATATCGCGATTGAAGAAAATATGAGCGGTATCGAGGGACTGTTTTCGACAGAAGATACAGGTCTTGCCAACCGTTTAGACACCTTGGTTGAAAGTTATGTCAAACCGACGACAGGTTTGATTGACAGCAGAAATAACACTTATACCAATGACAAACAACGCCTGGATGATCAGCGTGAAGCCTTTACCCTGAAAATGGAGCAATTAAATGCTAGATTGATGAAACAATTTAATGCCATGGATTTAGTTGTGGGTAAATTGAATCAGCAGTCTTCCGGTATTATAAATGGTCTGAACTCGCTACCAGGTGTAGTGAGGAGTTCTCAATAG
- a CDS encoding sigma-54 dependent transcriptional regulator — protein MMQTDQRILLVGNQSERINRLSCVFEFLGEQVELVAIDKLELRLRSTRYRALVIAVDSQSKELFQSLAGKLPWQPILLLGEQDGVSASNILGYIEEPLNYPQLTELLHFCQVFGQARRPETPTSVNQTKLFRSMVGRSQGIAQVRHLIGQVAPSDATVLVLGESGTGKEVVARNIHYISDRRDGPFIPVNCGAIPAELLESELFGHEKGSFTGAISARKGRFELAEKGTLFLDEIGDMPLQMQVKLLRVLQERVFDRVGGSKPIKADVRVVAATHRDLELMISEGSFREDLYYRLNVFPIEMPALCERKDDIPLLLQELVSRVYNEGRGKVRFTQRAIESLKEHRWSGNVRELSNLVERLTILYPGGLVDVNDLPHKYRHIDVPEYCVEISEEEQERDALAAIFSDEESIEIPETRFPSELPPEGVNLKDLLAELEIDMIRQALEQQDNVVARAAEMLGIRRTTLVEKMRKYGMGKD, from the coding sequence ATGATGCAAACAGATCAACGAATTCTACTTGTCGGTAACCAGTCTGAGCGAATTAATCGCTTATCATGTGTATTTGAGTTTTTGGGTGAGCAAGTTGAGTTAGTCGCAATCGATAAACTTGAACTGCGACTACGAAGTACTCGATACCGGGCCCTGGTTATTGCTGTTGACTCACAGTCTAAAGAGTTATTTCAATCTCTTGCCGGGAAACTACCTTGGCAGCCAATTTTATTGCTAGGTGAGCAGGACGGCGTCAGCGCCTCTAATATACTTGGCTATATTGAAGAACCACTGAATTATCCCCAATTAACTGAATTACTGCATTTCTGTCAGGTCTTTGGCCAGGCAAGACGTCCAGAAACTCCCACCAGTGTTAATCAGACTAAGTTATTTAGAAGTATGGTGGGTCGAAGTCAAGGGATAGCACAAGTCAGGCATTTGATTGGCCAGGTTGCCCCTTCTGACGCTACTGTGTTGGTTCTGGGTGAGTCGGGTACAGGTAAAGAGGTTGTCGCAAGAAATATTCATTATATTTCCGATAGGCGCGATGGCCCCTTCATTCCGGTTAACTGTGGCGCCATTCCTGCCGAGTTGTTAGAGAGTGAATTATTCGGCCATGAGAAGGGCTCATTTACTGGTGCTATCAGTGCCAGAAAGGGTCGCTTTGAACTCGCTGAAAAGGGAACGCTTTTCTTAGATGAAATTGGTGATATGCCATTGCAGATGCAGGTTAAACTACTTCGTGTACTCCAAGAGCGAGTGTTTGATCGTGTCGGAGGCAGTAAGCCTATCAAGGCCGATGTGCGTGTCGTAGCTGCCACTCACAGAGACTTAGAACTGATGATCTCCGAAGGGAGCTTCAGGGAAGATCTCTACTACCGACTCAATGTATTCCCCATAGAAATGCCTGCCCTATGTGAAAGAAAAGATGATATTCCCTTACTTTTACAAGAGCTGGTGAGCCGAGTTTACAATGAAGGCCGTGGCAAGGTTAGATTTACCCAGCGGGCTATCGAGTCTCTGAAAGAGCACAGATGGTCCGGGAATGTCAGAGAGCTTTCCAACTTAGTCGAGCGACTCACCATCCTTTATCCTGGCGGTCTGGTCGATGTTAACGATTTACCCCATAAATATCGTCATATTGATGTGCCAGAATACTGTGTAGAGATCAGTGAGGAGGAGCAAGAACGTGATGCCTTGGCTGCTATCTTTAGTGATGAAGAGTCGATAGAGATCCCCGAAACTCGCTTTCCAAGTGAACTTCCTCCGGAAGGGGTTAACTTGAAAGATCTTCTTGCCGAGCTTGAGATCGATATGATCAGACAAGCGCTCGAACAACAAGATAATGTTGTTGCCCGCGCTGCAGAAATGCTAGGGATCAGGCGTACAACCTTAGTCGAGAAGATGCGTAAATACGGCATGGGTAAGGATTAA
- a CDS encoding flagellin N-terminal helical domain-containing protein — MAITVNTNVTSLKAQKNLNASSGNLATSMERLSSGLRINSAKDDAAGLAISNRLNSQVRGLEVGMRNANDAISIAQISEGAMQEQTNMLQRMRDLSIQSENGANSSADLTAIQAEITELATEITSIGDTTAFGNTKLMTGDFSAGKTFQVGHQDGEDVTIKVKDTDAASLSVNAIVVTTSAGRASALAKIDAAIKTIDTQRGELGAIQNRLAHNISNSANTQANVADAKSRIVDVDFAKETSTMTKNQVLQQTGSAMLAQANQLPQIALSLL; from the coding sequence ATGGCTATTACAGTAAATACAAACGTCACATCACTTAAAGCTCAGAAAAACCTGAATGCCTCTAGTGGTAATCTAGCAACGTCAATGGAACGCTTATCTAGTGGTTTACGCATTAACAGTGCAAAGGATGATGCGGCAGGTCTTGCTATTTCGAATCGTTTGAACTCTCAGGTTCGTGGTTTAGAAGTCGGTATGCGTAACGCAAATGATGCTATCTCCATCGCGCAGATTTCAGAAGGTGCGATGCAAGAGCAGACAAATATGCTACAACGTATGCGTGATCTATCAATTCAATCCGAGAACGGTGCAAACAGTTCTGCTGATCTGACTGCCATTCAAGCTGAGATTACTGAGCTTGCAACTGAAATAACTTCAATTGGTGATACGACGGCGTTTGGTAACACCAAGCTGATGACTGGTGATTTCTCTGCCGGTAAAACCTTCCAAGTGGGTCACCAAGATGGCGAGGATGTTACCATCAAAGTGAAGGATACAGATGCAGCCTCACTTTCAGTTAACGCGATTGTTGTTACAACTTCAGCAGGTCGTGCTTCAGCCCTTGCTAAAATTGATGCGGCGATTAAAACAATTGATACCCAACGTGGAGAGCTAGGTGCTATACAGAATCGTCTTGCGCATAACATCAGTAACAGTGCCAACACTCAAGCCAACGTTGCCGATGCAAAGAGCCGTATTGTGGATGTCGATTTTGCTAAAGAAACCTCAACTATGACTAAGAACCAGGTATTACAACAGACTGGTTCTGCGATGTTAGCCCAAGCTAACCAGCTACCTCAAATAGCACTATCATTACTATAA
- the fliE gene encoding flagellar hook-basal body complex protein FliE, whose amino-acid sequence MQIGANSLLQEMQSLSGEIKPSGLNSGFGSPITQQVSNTSGSDFGQLLSQAIGTVGELQANSGSLATRLDMGDTRVTLSDTVIAREKASVAFEATVQVRNKLVEAYKEIMSMPV is encoded by the coding sequence ATGCAGATTGGAGCCAACTCATTATTACAAGAGATGCAGTCTCTTAGTGGTGAAATTAAACCTTCTGGACTCAATTCCGGTTTCGGTTCACCGATCACCCAACAAGTCAGTAATACTTCAGGGAGCGATTTTGGTCAGCTTCTGTCCCAAGCTATCGGTACCGTTGGCGAGCTTCAAGCAAATTCTGGCTCATTGGCCACCCGTCTGGATATGGGAGATACTAGGGTGACACTTTCTGATACCGTTATCGCCAGAGAGAAAGCCAGTGTCGCATTTGAAGCGACTGTGCAGGTTAGAAACAAGCTAGTTGAAGCATATAAAGAAATTATGAGCATGCCTGTCTAG
- a CDS encoding flagellar protein FlaG produces the protein MDINFTSSSNAAATKIEIGTGTAKAGVVEGADLEPNTIIKAVEEVERSASEEPELDEEELQNLVEDLSSMMSVMRKGLAFKIDEDSGTSVVSVMDIESGDLIRQIPNEEALKLARKLTEVTGVLMKTEA, from the coding sequence ATGGATATCAATTTTACAAGCTCATCCAATGCGGCAGCAACTAAGATTGAAATAGGTACAGGAACTGCTAAAGCGGGTGTCGTAGAAGGTGCAGACCTTGAGCCGAACACTATAATTAAGGCTGTGGAGGAAGTAGAAAGAAGTGCTTCCGAAGAGCCAGAATTGGATGAGGAAGAGTTACAGAATTTGGTTGAAGACTTGTCCAGTATGATGTCAGTCATGCGTAAAGGGTTGGCATTTAAAATTGACGAAGATTCAGGCACAAGTGTTGTTAGCGTCATGGACATAGAGTCGGGTGATTTGATTCGGCAAATCCCGAACGAAGAAGCGTTAAAACTGGCGCGAAAGTTGACTGAGGTGACGGGTGTTCTTATGAAGACTGAAGCCTGA
- the fliS gene encoding flagellar export chaperone FliS, which translates to MRKSLQSYRKVSLESEISVASPHRVIQMMFEGALQRLAQSRYAIENNDLQNKGVYIGKAIGIVNGLNNSLNMDEGGDISSNLSDLYDFMLRRISEANINSDVQAIDDVCEILRTIKEGWDAIPVEQHHIVSHNEAV; encoded by the coding sequence ATGAGAAAGTCATTACAGTCATATCGTAAGGTCTCACTCGAAAGTGAAATTTCGGTTGCGTCACCCCATAGAGTTATTCAGATGATGTTTGAAGGTGCCTTACAGAGACTTGCACAAAGTCGCTATGCTATCGAAAATAATGATTTGCAGAATAAAGGTGTGTACATAGGAAAAGCGATTGGTATTGTCAATGGACTTAACAACAGCTTAAATATGGATGAAGGTGGAGATATCTCTTCAAATTTAAGTGACCTCTATGATTTTATGTTGCGTCGTATTTCCGAAGCGAATATTAATAGCGATGTGCAAGCTATAGATGATGTTTGTGAGATTCTAAGAACGATAAAAGAGGGCTGGGACGCTATTCCAGTTGAACAACATCATATTGTCTCTCATAATGAGGCTGTTTAA
- a CDS encoding sigma-54-dependent transcriptional regulator: MSEGKLLLVEDDHSLREALVDTLLLAQYECVDVCSAEDAIIKLKAESFDLVISDVQMQGIGGIGLLNYLQQNQAQLPVLLMTAYATIDNAVNAIKLGAVDYLAKPFAPEVLLNQVSRYLKPKIVQNMPIVADEKSLALLNLAKKVASSDASVMIMGPSGSGKEVLARYIHQHSSRDNGPFIAINCAAIPENMLEATLFGYEKGAFTGAYQACPGKFEQAQGGTLLLDEITEMDLSLQAKLLRVLQEREVERLGGRKSIKLDIRVLATSNRDLKAVVASGEFREDLYYRINVFPLTWPSLSQRPADILPLARHLLARHGAKSGLSEIPSLDEAACRRLLTHRWPGNVRELDNVIQRALILMTGELIVGSDIILDTQEVLISQEPVEQQLYSANKPVELDALGDELKAQEHVIILETLNMCQGSRKLVAEKLGISARTLRYKMAKMRDMGIEIPA, encoded by the coding sequence ATGTCTGAAGGTAAATTATTGCTGGTTGAAGACGATCATTCACTCAGGGAAGCACTGGTAGACACCTTGTTGTTGGCGCAATATGAATGTGTCGATGTCTGCTCGGCCGAAGATGCGATCATAAAACTTAAGGCTGAATCTTTCGACCTCGTCATCAGTGACGTACAGATGCAGGGTATAGGCGGCATAGGTTTGCTTAACTACCTTCAGCAGAATCAAGCTCAGCTTCCTGTATTATTGATGACAGCTTATGCAACCATAGATAATGCGGTCAACGCCATAAAGCTCGGTGCGGTAGATTACTTAGCTAAACCCTTCGCCCCCGAGGTACTGTTGAACCAGGTTTCTCGGTATCTGAAACCTAAGATAGTTCAGAATATGCCAATTGTCGCCGATGAAAAGAGCCTTGCCTTGCTAAATCTTGCCAAAAAGGTGGCTTCATCGGATGCTTCGGTGATGATAATGGGGCCGAGCGGTTCGGGTAAAGAGGTACTGGCCCGATATATTCACCAACATAGCAGTCGTGATAATGGCCCTTTTATTGCGATAAACTGTGCCGCCATACCCGAAAATATGCTGGAAGCCACGTTATTTGGCTATGAGAAAGGAGCCTTTACTGGTGCATATCAAGCGTGCCCAGGTAAGTTTGAACAGGCACAGGGAGGCACTTTATTACTCGATGAAATTACCGAAATGGATTTAAGCCTCCAGGCTAAATTGTTGCGGGTATTGCAGGAAAGGGAAGTTGAACGGCTCGGAGGGCGTAAAAGCATAAAATTAGATATCAGGGTCCTCGCAACCTCCAATCGTGATCTAAAAGCGGTTGTTGCGTCAGGGGAGTTTCGCGAAGATCTCTATTATCGAATTAATGTCTTTCCACTTACTTGGCCGTCATTGAGTCAGAGGCCGGCAGATATTTTGCCTTTGGCCCGTCATCTCTTGGCTCGCCATGGTGCTAAATCTGGACTATCGGAGATACCCAGTCTGGATGAAGCAGCTTGTAGACGATTGCTGACCCATAGATGGCCTGGCAATGTCCGGGAGCTTGATAATGTCATTCAACGCGCTTTGATCTTGATGACGGGGGAACTGATTGTGGGGTCAGACATTATTCTCGATACTCAGGAAGTTCTCATTAGCCAAGAACCTGTAGAGCAGCAATTATACTCAGCGAATAAACCTGTAGAGCTGGATGCGTTAGGTGATGAGCTTAAGGCACAGGAGCATGTGATCATTCTTGAGACGCTGAATATGTGTCAAGGCAGTAGGAAATTGGTCGCCGAAAAGCTGGGTATCAGTGCCAGAACCCTCAGATATAAGATGGCAAAAATGAGAGACATGGGCATAGAGATACCTGCGTAG